Proteins encoded in a region of the Photobacterium angustum genome:
- a CDS encoding DEAD/DEAH box helicase produces MPFSKLGLNDSIVKAVTEMGYTSPTPIQEKAIPVALTGKNLMAAAQTGTGKTASFVLPILQMLDDGTKVRAKRIRALILAPTRELAVQVEDNIKQYSKHLNLTSMAMYGGVDYEPQKRRLIEGVDILVATPGRLLDMYTKRAIHFDAIEILVLDEADRMLDMGFIEDINKIVERLPVDRQNMLFSATLSDQVRFLAKTAVRNPIEISVAKDASADPKIDQWLVTVDKDMKSALLSHLIQEQKWDQALIFIETKHGAAKLVTQLEKRGISAESFHSGRSQAVRSQLLEDFKNGKLQYLIATGVASRGIDIEQLTRVVNYDLPFPPEEYVHRIGRTGRAGASGEAISFVSRDNFKNLCMIESLLGHLITRKEIEGFVPKKDVPVSVLNYKPKFKKPMTPRDSDSENSERKPRRDTRSKNNAPRGENTKSTKPKRRKPITDRDTGIPRNPRNKAKPAQ; encoded by the coding sequence ATGCCATTCTCTAAGCTTGGATTAAACGATTCTATCGTTAAAGCCGTAACCGAAATGGGTTACACCTCTCCTACTCCTATTCAAGAAAAAGCCATTCCTGTTGCTCTAACCGGTAAAAACTTGATGGCAGCAGCACAAACAGGTACGGGTAAAACTGCCAGTTTTGTACTGCCTATTCTACAAATGCTAGATGATGGCACCAAAGTTCGCGCAAAACGTATACGTGCTCTCATTCTTGCACCTACTCGTGAATTAGCCGTTCAAGTAGAAGACAATATTAAGCAATACAGTAAGCACTTAAATTTAACGTCAATGGCAATGTACGGTGGTGTTGATTACGAACCGCAGAAACGTCGCTTAATTGAAGGTGTCGATATTCTTGTCGCTACCCCTGGTCGTCTATTAGATATGTACACTAAGCGTGCAATCCACTTTGATGCCATTGAAATTCTTGTACTTGATGAAGCTGACCGTATGTTAGATATGGGCTTTATTGAAGACATTAATAAGATTGTTGAGCGTTTACCTGTTGATCGTCAAAACATGCTGTTCTCTGCAACGCTTTCTGATCAAGTACGCTTTCTTGCAAAAACAGCGGTGCGCAATCCCATTGAAATCTCAGTAGCAAAAGATGCTTCTGCTGATCCAAAAATCGATCAATGGCTTGTTACTGTTGATAAAGACATGAAATCGGCTTTGCTGAGCCATTTGATCCAAGAACAAAAATGGGATCAAGCATTAATCTTTATCGAAACTAAACATGGTGCAGCAAAACTGGTTACCCAATTAGAAAAGCGTGGCATTTCCGCTGAATCTTTCCACAGTGGTCGTAGCCAAGCCGTACGTTCTCAATTACTGGAAGATTTTAAAAACGGTAAATTGCAATATCTTATTGCCACTGGCGTCGCTTCGCGTGGTATCGATATTGAGCAACTGACTCGTGTTGTTAACTACGATCTACCGTTCCCACCAGAAGAATATGTGCACCGTATTGGTCGTACAGGTCGTGCAGGAGCATCGGGTGAAGCGATTTCATTTGTTTCACGCGATAACTTTAAAAATCTATGCATGATTGAAAGCCTACTTGGCCATTTGATCACACGTAAAGAAATCGAAGGTTTTGTACCGAAAAAAGACGTACCCGTTTCGGTTTTAAACTACAAGCCTAAGTTTAAAAAACCAATGACACCTCGTGACAGTGATAGCGAAAATTCTGAGCGTAAACCTCGTCGAGATACACGCTCGAAAAACAATGCGCCACGTGGTGAAAATACAAAATCAACTAAGCCTAAACGTCGTAAACCAATTACTGATCGTGATACGGGCATTCCACGTAACCCACGCAATAAAGCGAAACCGGCTCAGTAA
- a CDS encoding sulfurtransferase, producing MGRMIQWRDLSKFVAYFMFVTWALLSSNAFAQQDMVAEPDWLKAQIADKHPVVIFDTRSKEDYDKGHIPTAISFPVDDTYAIKDGVYYVKNKVTIAPLLREKGVTKDATIVVYDQGELMHASRLFWVLELYGVKNVAILNGGLNAWQQHNPLSQTVNTLPKSDFVPVLKSNIYASTTVAKVAVHNPNYEIYDSRTYDEYLGKKSVTDKYGRIPKAKYIELSEFFTTNSDGQKTLKTKSELSDILSNLDHNKKTITYCNKGTASTLSYFLLKQAGFNVAHYDGSWLDWSEKGLPIEK from the coding sequence ATGGGAAGAATGATTCAATGGCGAGATCTATCGAAGTTCGTAGCGTATTTTATGTTTGTAACTTGGGCATTATTGAGTAGTAATGCCTTTGCACAGCAAGATATGGTAGCAGAGCCAGATTGGTTAAAAGCGCAGATTGCAGATAAACATCCTGTTGTGATTTTCGATACTCGTTCAAAAGAAGATTATGATAAAGGGCATATACCTACCGCAATCAGTTTTCCTGTTGATGATACTTATGCTATTAAAGACGGCGTTTATTACGTTAAAAATAAGGTCACAATTGCCCCTCTTTTACGTGAGAAAGGGGTAACAAAAGACGCTACGATAGTTGTTTATGATCAAGGCGAGCTTATGCATGCCTCACGCTTATTTTGGGTATTAGAGTTATATGGCGTGAAAAATGTCGCAATACTTAATGGCGGACTCAATGCATGGCAACAACATAATCCGTTGTCTCAAACAGTAAATACATTACCTAAATCTGATTTTGTTCCTGTCTTGAAATCAAATATTTATGCGAGTACGACTGTAGCAAAAGTCGCTGTCCATAACCCTAATTATGAGATTTATGATAGCCGCACGTATGATGAATATTTAGGGAAAAAATCTGTGACTGATAAATACGGTCGGATACCTAAAGCTAAATATATCGAGCTGAGTGAGTTTTTTACAACTAATTCAGATGGTCAAAAAACCTTAAAAACTAAATCAGAATTGTCTGACATACTAAGTAATTTAGATCATAACAAGAAAACAATCACATACTGTAATAAAGGCACTGCTTCAACATTATCTTATTTCTTATTAAAACAAGCTGGATTTAATGTCGCTCATTATGATGGTTCGTGGTTAGATTGGTCAGAAAAAGGACTACCCATAGAGAAGTAA